The Streptomyces sp. NBC_00224 genome has a window encoding:
- the ahcY gene encoding adenosylhomocysteinase, with translation MTTVDAGQDFKVADLSLAAFGRKEINLAEHEMPGLMSIRKEYAATQPLAGARVTGSLHMTVQTAVLIETLVALGAEVRWASCNIFSTQDHAAAAIAVGPNGTPENPQGVPVFAWKGETLEEYWWCTEQALTWPNSPTGGPNMILDDGGDATLLVHKGVEFEKAGAAPDPSTADSEEYGYILTLLNRTLSESPQKWTQLASEIRGVTEETTTGVHRLYEMHRDGTLLFPAINVNDAVTKSKFDNKYGCRHSLIDGINRATDVLIGGKTAVVCGYGDVGKGCAESLRGQGARVIITEIDPICALQAAMDGYQVTTLDEVVDKADIFVTTTGNKDIIMAADMAKMKHQAIVGNIGHFDNEIDMAGLAKIPGVVKDEVKPQVHTWTFADGKVLIVLSEGRLLNLGNATGHPSFVMSNSFADQTLAQIELFTKPEEYPTDVYVLPKHLDEKVARLHLDSLGVKLTTLRPEQAAYIGVEVEGPFKSDHYRY, from the coding sequence ATGACGACTGTCGACGCCGGCCAGGACTTCAAGGTCGCCGACCTCTCCCTCGCCGCCTTCGGGCGCAAGGAGATCAACCTCGCCGAGCACGAGATGCCCGGCCTGATGTCGATCCGCAAGGAGTACGCCGCCACCCAGCCGCTCGCCGGCGCCCGGGTCACCGGCTCCCTGCACATGACGGTGCAGACCGCCGTCCTGATCGAGACCCTCGTCGCCCTCGGCGCCGAGGTCCGCTGGGCCTCCTGCAACATCTTCTCCACCCAGGATCACGCCGCCGCCGCCATCGCGGTCGGCCCGAACGGCACCCCCGAGAACCCCCAGGGCGTCCCGGTCTTCGCCTGGAAGGGCGAGACCCTTGAGGAGTACTGGTGGTGCACGGAGCAGGCCCTCACGTGGCCGAACTCCCCGACCGGCGGCCCGAACATGATCCTGGACGACGGCGGTGACGCCACGCTCCTGGTCCACAAGGGCGTCGAGTTCGAGAAGGCCGGTGCGGCCCCGGACCCGTCCACCGCGGACAGCGAGGAGTACGGCTACATCCTCACCCTGCTGAACCGCACCCTCTCCGAGAGCCCGCAGAAGTGGACCCAGCTGGCGTCCGAGATCCGCGGCGTCACTGAAGAGACCACGACCGGTGTCCACCGTCTGTACGAGATGCACCGCGACGGCACCCTCCTCTTCCCGGCGATCAACGTCAACGACGCGGTCACCAAGTCCAAGTTCGACAACAAGTACGGCTGCCGCCACTCCCTGATCGACGGCATCAACCGCGCCACCGACGTCCTCATCGGCGGCAAGACCGCCGTCGTCTGCGGCTACGGCGACGTGGGCAAGGGCTGCGCGGAGTCCCTGCGCGGCCAGGGCGCCCGAGTGATCATCACTGAGATCGACCCGATCTGCGCCCTGCAGGCGGCGATGGACGGCTACCAGGTCACCACGCTCGACGAGGTGGTCGACAAGGCCGACATCTTCGTCACCACGACGGGCAACAAGGACATCATCATGGCCGCGGACATGGCCAAGATGAAGCACCAGGCCATCGTCGGAAACATCGGCCACTTCGACAACGAGATCGACATGGCCGGCCTGGCCAAGATCCCCGGTGTCGTCAAGGACGAGGTCAAGCCGCAGGTCCACACCTGGACGTTCGCCGACGGCAAGGTCCTCATCGTCCTCTCCGAGGGCCGCCTGCTGAACCTGGGCAACGCGACCGGCCACCCGTCGTTCGTGATGTCCAACTCGTTCGCGGACCAGACCCTGGCCCAGATCGAGCTGTTCACCAAGCCCGAGGAGTACCCGACCGACGTCTACGTGCTGCCCAAGCACCTCGACGAGAAGGTCGCCCGCCTCCACCTCGACTCGCTCGGCGTGAAGCTCACGACGCTCCGCCCCGAGCAGGCCGCGTACATCGGCGTCGAGGTCGAGGGCCCGTTCAAGTCGGACCACTACCGCTACTGA
- a CDS encoding cation diffusion facilitator family transporter — MSASGGTKAIVAALGANLAIAVAKFVAFLFSGSSSMLAESVHSLADSGNQGLLLLGGKKAQREATPQHPFGYGRERYIYAFLVSIVLFSVGGMFALYEGYEKVKHPHEIEAWYWPVGVLIFAIIAEGFSFRTAIKESNETRGSLSWSQFVRRAKAPELPVVLLEDAGALIGLVLALGGVSLALATGDGVWDGVGTLCIGALLILIALILAVETKSLLLGEAAGTEEVEKIRTAIVDGDTVTSVIHMRTLHLGPEELLVAAKIAVQHDDTAAEVAHAINAAEARVREAVPIARVIYLEPDIYSATEAAAGSDPAATPGGTGH; from the coding sequence CGATTGCGGTAGCCAAGTTCGTGGCGTTCCTCTTCAGCGGTTCGTCGTCGATGCTCGCGGAGAGCGTCCACTCGCTGGCGGACTCGGGCAACCAGGGCCTGCTGCTGCTCGGCGGCAAGAAGGCACAGCGTGAGGCGACGCCCCAACATCCCTTCGGCTACGGCCGGGAGCGTTACATCTACGCCTTCCTGGTCTCGATCGTGCTGTTCTCGGTGGGTGGCATGTTCGCCCTCTACGAGGGCTACGAGAAGGTCAAGCACCCGCACGAGATCGAGGCCTGGTACTGGCCCGTCGGCGTCCTGATCTTCGCGATCATCGCCGAGGGCTTCTCCTTCCGTACGGCCATCAAGGAGTCGAACGAGACGCGGGGCTCGCTCTCCTGGTCGCAGTTCGTGCGCCGGGCGAAGGCCCCCGAGCTCCCCGTGGTCCTCCTTGAGGACGCGGGCGCCCTGATCGGACTCGTCCTCGCCCTCGGCGGCGTGAGTCTCGCGCTGGCCACCGGCGACGGCGTCTGGGACGGCGTCGGCACCCTGTGCATCGGCGCGCTGCTGATCCTGATCGCCCTCATCCTGGCGGTCGAGACGAAGTCGCTGCTGCTCGGCGAGGCTGCCGGTACGGAGGAGGTGGAGAAGATCCGTACGGCGATCGTCGACGGCGACACAGTCACCTCCGTCATCCACATGCGTACGCTCCACCTCGGCCCGGAAGAGCTGCTGGTCGCGGCCAAGATCGCCGTCCAGCACGACGACACCGCGGCAGAGGTCGCCCACGCCATCAACGCGGCCGAGGCCCGCGTCCGCGAGGCGGTCCCGATCGCCCGGGTGATCTACCTGGAGCCGGACATCTACAGCGCGACGGAAGCCGCAGCGGGCTCGGACCCGGCGGCCACGCCGGGCGGCACGGGTCACTGA